A genomic region of Gemmata massiliana contains the following coding sequences:
- a CDS encoding dihydrolipoamide acetyltransferase family protein — MDFPLPPVGEGLLEVELTRWLVRPGDAVARGQSMAEVMSDKASMEVPSPFAGTITTLSAAPGTKIKVGQVILSYTPVGDGSAKPPSPSPLSSGRGDEERQPTPQTPFPKKEGGEKQKATSGSSLLRGEIGEGASPRSNGHTTTLPPAAPSVRMLARKLGVDLSLVRGSGPHGRILLDDLTPYLTPRPSPSARPASAPSGTDTSKLDFGIAGTRQKLIGLRRRIAEHMVESKKHIPHYSYIDECDLTDAVKLRTQLREPLAKAGVKLTYLAFFVKAVARALKEVPIVNSTYDEAAGEVVLHDKYHIGIAVAAPSGLMVPVVKDADKKDLATIATDIERLGNDAKSGKSKLDDLRGSTFTVTSVGGIGGLISTPIINHPEVGIMGVGKVVKRPLYDANGALKPSDIVYLSFSFDHRVVDGAIGAAFGNAVTRYLQTPAVLLLPETFGG, encoded by the coding sequence ATGGACTTTCCTCTCCCGCCGGTCGGCGAAGGGTTGCTCGAAGTCGAGTTGACCCGCTGGCTCGTGAGGCCCGGCGATGCGGTCGCGCGCGGGCAGTCAATGGCCGAAGTGATGTCCGACAAGGCAAGCATGGAGGTGCCGTCACCCTTCGCGGGCACGATTACCACGCTAAGTGCCGCGCCGGGCACGAAGATCAAAGTTGGTCAGGTGATTCTGAGCTACACCCCGGTCGGCGACGGGAGTGCGAAACCTCCATCCCCGTCCCCCCTCTCTTCAGGGAGGGGGGACGAAGAAAGGCAACCTACCCCCCAAACCCCCTTCCCTAAGAAGGAAGGGGGAGAAAAACAAAAGGCTACTTCTGGTTCCTCCCTCCTTCGAGGAGAAATTGGGGAGGGAGCAAGCCCTCGCTCCAACGGCCACACCACGACACTCCCGCCTGCGGCGCCTTCCGTGCGCATGCTCGCCCGCAAGCTCGGGGTCGACCTCTCGCTCGTTCGCGGGAGCGGCCCGCACGGGCGTATCCTGCTCGACGACCTCACACCGTACCTTACTCCGCGTCCCAGTCCGAGTGCTCGTCCCGCGTCCGCGCCGAGTGGAACGGACACGTCGAAACTCGATTTCGGCATCGCCGGCACGCGGCAGAAGCTCATCGGCCTGCGCCGGCGGATCGCCGAGCACATGGTCGAATCGAAAAAGCACATCCCTCACTATTCGTACATCGACGAGTGCGATCTCACCGACGCGGTGAAGCTGCGGACCCAGCTCCGCGAGCCGCTCGCTAAAGCCGGCGTGAAGCTCACCTACCTCGCGTTCTTCGTGAAGGCCGTGGCGCGGGCGCTCAAGGAGGTGCCGATCGTCAACAGCACCTACGACGAGGCCGCGGGGGAAGTGGTGCTCCACGACAAGTATCACATCGGCATCGCGGTCGCGGCCCCGAGCGGGTTAATGGTGCCGGTCGTCAAAGACGCGGACAAGAAGGATCTTGCTACCATTGCCACCGACATCGAGCGCCTGGGCAACGACGCGAAAAGTGGCAAGAGCAAGCTCGACGACCTGCGCGGTAGCACATTCACGGTCACGTCGGTGGGAGGGATTGGCGGGCTAATTTCCACGCCGATCATCAATCACCCGGAAGTCGGGATCATGGGCGTCGGCAAAGTGGTGAAGCGCCCGCTCTACGACGCCAACGGCGCGCTGAAACCGTCGGACATCGTGTACCTGTCGTTCTCCTTCGATCACCGCGTCGTGGACGGCGCGATCGGGGCCGCGTTCGGCAACGCCGTCACGCGCTACCTCCAGACCCCGGCCGTGCTGCTCCTGCCGGAGACGTTCGGTGGCTGA
- a CDS encoding alpha-ketoacid dehydrogenase subunit beta translates to MANMAQAVRMALHYGEKHLGVTDVFGEDVGPPLGGVFTATQGLKTAWNTPLDERGIIGTAMGIAYAGGRPVCEIQFCDYAFNVLDMFKLAGNQRWASGGGYDMPIVVMTPNGAGIRGSLYHSHSFESWASRLAGWKIVMPSSALDAYGLVLAAIKDPNPVLVLLPKALLRARDTRLIPGEPADADELSRMIDAPIGDRTEWEPNWPELEDHTVKIGSAELVREGTFGTVISYGRLLPLCVQAADELATAHHRTFDVIDLRSIFPYDWGMISRSVLKTGRVLIVNEDTEVTNFGEHLLRRIVDEHFYDLSVRPRTLMGKHVPGIGMNQNYELNSVPQLGDIRSALWDLATEAA, encoded by the coding sequence ATGGCGAACATGGCGCAAGCAGTGCGAATGGCACTGCACTACGGCGAGAAACACCTCGGTGTGACGGACGTGTTCGGTGAAGACGTCGGCCCGCCGCTCGGCGGGGTGTTTACCGCGACCCAAGGTTTGAAGACCGCGTGGAACACTCCGCTCGACGAGCGCGGCATCATCGGCACTGCAATGGGCATCGCCTACGCCGGTGGCCGGCCCGTCTGCGAGATCCAGTTCTGCGACTACGCCTTCAACGTTCTGGACATGTTCAAACTCGCGGGCAACCAGCGGTGGGCCAGCGGCGGCGGGTACGACATGCCCATTGTCGTGATGACACCGAACGGGGCGGGCATCCGCGGGAGCTTGTACCACTCGCACAGCTTCGAGAGCTGGGCGAGCCGGCTCGCGGGCTGGAAAATCGTGATGCCGTCCAGCGCACTGGACGCTTACGGCCTCGTGCTTGCGGCGATCAAAGACCCGAACCCGGTCCTCGTTTTGCTCCCCAAGGCGCTGCTCCGCGCCCGCGACACGCGACTCATCCCGGGCGAACCAGCCGACGCGGACGAACTGAGCCGGATGATCGACGCGCCGATCGGGGACCGCACCGAGTGGGAACCGAACTGGCCGGAACTCGAAGACCACACCGTGAAGATCGGTAGCGCCGAACTGGTCCGCGAGGGCACGTTCGGCACCGTTATCAGCTACGGGCGCCTGCTACCACTGTGCGTACAGGCCGCGGACGAACTCGCGACCGCGCACCATCGCACGTTCGACGTGATCGATCTGCGGAGTATCTTCCCCTACGACTGGGGTATGATATCCCGGAGCGTGCTGAAAACGGGCCGCGTGCTGATCGTGAACGAGGACACCGAGGTCACGAACTTCGGCGAGCACCTGCTCCGTCGGATCGTGGACGAACACTTCTACGACCTCTCGGTGCGCCCGCGGACGCTGATGGGCAAGCACGTGCCCGGCATCGGTATGAACCAGAACTACGAACTCAACAGCGTCCCACAATTGGGCGACATTCGCAGCGCGTTGTGGGATCTGGCAACCGAGGCCGCTTAG
- a CDS encoding glycosyltransferase 87 family protein codes for MADRTSATWILRFAPAVLLGLLGVQQALVTNHFPDLFIYRAGSELGLRGESPYNIALIRQITSAQFPDDNPQEDSFILNCGYFLPPSAAFVFAPFAALAWPTAKIAWGITIGFTAVGIASLPDLFRKSGAEPPIRTGVLSLIVRFSLVLNPLALAIAIVGQVTIVSVGCVAVGLWCFSYNRPTLGVVLWSVVFVKPHVALPLIPLAWYLGGWKPAATLVALVAGLNLFGAAVMGGSPLFLKDYFDYLPTGHKAVLYNQAERNPQITSWNRLLISCGGPPIELSAITTIAGYLVWGGLVVGRCAVTGRRPSAPWACAAAVSGAVVCCQVLVYELLMLVIAVPWIRDLFAGRHLVRGWTAVLLLVIQTIPINGTSLVLDFYRPGGALAFALLVLLGPIAPEPVPRSPFPQLGANRPTPVA; via the coding sequence GTGGCTGATCGCACCAGCGCGACGTGGATACTACGGTTCGCGCCGGCCGTGTTACTCGGCCTGTTGGGTGTTCAACAAGCTCTGGTGACGAACCACTTTCCCGATCTCTTCATCTACCGCGCCGGCTCGGAACTCGGGCTGCGCGGCGAGTCGCCTTACAACATCGCGCTCATTCGACAGATCACATCGGCCCAGTTCCCGGACGATAATCCGCAGGAAGACAGTTTCATCCTGAATTGCGGGTACTTTCTCCCGCCGAGTGCCGCGTTCGTGTTCGCACCGTTCGCGGCACTCGCGTGGCCAACAGCCAAGATCGCCTGGGGGATCACGATCGGTTTCACCGCGGTCGGAATCGCCTCGTTACCGGATCTGTTTCGGAAATCCGGTGCCGAGCCGCCGATACGAACGGGGGTTCTATCGCTCATCGTGCGGTTCTCGCTCGTGTTGAACCCGCTAGCACTGGCAATCGCAATCGTCGGACAGGTCACTATCGTTTCGGTCGGGTGCGTGGCGGTGGGATTGTGGTGCTTTTCGTACAACCGACCGACACTCGGCGTGGTTCTGTGGTCCGTGGTGTTCGTGAAGCCACACGTCGCTCTGCCTCTTATTCCACTGGCTTGGTACCTCGGTGGCTGGAAACCCGCCGCGACTCTCGTCGCGCTGGTCGCCGGTTTGAACCTGTTCGGCGCGGCCGTGATGGGTGGTTCGCCACTGTTCTTGAAGGACTACTTCGACTACCTCCCGACCGGTCACAAGGCCGTGCTGTACAACCAAGCGGAACGGAACCCACAAATCACGAGCTGGAACCGACTTCTCATCTCGTGCGGCGGTCCACCCATCGAGCTGAGCGCGATTACGACGATCGCCGGCTATCTCGTGTGGGGCGGGCTGGTGGTTGGGCGGTGCGCTGTAACGGGCCGGCGCCCGTCCGCGCCGTGGGCGTGCGCGGCGGCGGTTTCGGGTGCGGTGGTGTGCTGTCAGGTGTTGGTGTACGAACTGCTGATGCTCGTGATCGCGGTACCGTGGATACGCGATTTGTTCGCTGGCCGGCACCTTGTGCGGGGTTGGACGGCCGTGTTACTCCTGGTGATTCAGACGATCCCTATCAACGGCACGAGTCTGGTGCTCGATTTCTACCGTCCTGGCGGGGCGCTGGCGTTTGCGCTGCTCGTGCTTCTGGGGCCAATCGCTCCGGAGCCGGTCCCGCGCTCACCTTTCCCGCAATTGGGGGCGAACCGCCCCACTCCGGTCGCGTGA
- a CDS encoding 3-keto-disaccharide hydrolase, with protein MRTALQFGALAVVVCAASLRADEKAKPAEKPAAPPAGFTSLFNGTSLDGWKVSGGKAEAWGTENGTIVCKSGGGGYLLTEKEYANFEFQCEYKWAKAGGNSGVGIRTPEKGDPAYVGMEIQLIDDEGWESVNKSKLAGYQHTGSIYDVQPAKEAKNKKIGEWNTVKIVCDGRKVTVVHNDVELVNTTLDDYKKKFDKHPGLERTKGHIGFQSYNIRVDFRNVWIKELK; from the coding sequence ATGCGAACCGCTTTACAATTCGGTGCCCTCGCGGTCGTGGTGTGCGCCGCGAGCCTGCGCGCGGACGAGAAAGCCAAACCCGCTGAGAAGCCGGCCGCGCCGCCCGCCGGGTTCACGAGCCTGTTCAACGGCACGAGCCTCGACGGGTGGAAGGTGAGCGGCGGTAAGGCCGAAGCCTGGGGCACCGAAAACGGCACGATCGTGTGCAAAAGTGGCGGGGGCGGTTACCTGTTGACCGAAAAAGAGTACGCCAACTTCGAGTTCCAATGCGAGTACAAGTGGGCGAAGGCGGGCGGCAACAGCGGCGTCGGCATCCGCACTCCGGAAAAGGGCGATCCGGCTTACGTCGGCATGGAGATCCAACTCATCGACGACGAGGGCTGGGAATCGGTCAACAAGTCGAAACTGGCCGGCTACCAGCACACCGGGTCCATCTACGATGTGCAGCCCGCGAAAGAGGCGAAGAACAAGAAAATCGGTGAGTGGAACACCGTGAAGATTGTCTGCGACGGGCGCAAGGTGACTGTCGTTCACAACGACGTGGAACTGGTGAACACGACCCTGGACGACTACAAGAAGAAATTCGATAAGCACCCCGGTCTGGAGCGCACGAAAGGGCACATCGGGTTCCAGAGCTACAACATCCGCGTTGATTTCCGCAACGTGTGGATCAAAGAACTGAAGTAA
- a CDS encoding PPC domain-containing protein yields the protein MRTAIALLCVAAIAPVAAAQTPFPMITHVSPVAVQRGTTADVIVECRTSSLAGAYKVLIEGAGVTAEIAPNKEPAPKVPNPKAPTNPNILSGTLKVTVAPDAPLGVREFRIASTLGISSLGQLLIVDAPVVAEKPVPSTMAKPHPVPVPSVVCGRIKAPEAVDYYSFRARAGQRLTLEVTCARIQDKIHDLQKHADPLIAIYDTEGRELAAADDGYFADPVLTFTVPKDGEYRVSVRDAKYDGDPRWAYALSITDAPRAVWSFPLAVNPGQSVKAQPVGSAAVAGKDWLITAPTTPSIHTAPLKLNGTETNPVPVVVTPVPLIEEQEPNDTPKQATRVTLPGGANGRIGTKRDLDHFVFTAPKGRAVRLEVFARRFGTSLTSQLDSQIDVMTPEGKVLASNDDLNGKDAGLTFTPPSDGDYVVRVRDLNNKGGDGFIYYLECDFAKPDFAIKCDPAKAMIGPGSRTAWFVQVTRANGFTGPVKVDAQGFPAGISVNALTIPANMTQGLLVVSAAKNAKLDTSVVKITGTAAATNERGEAVQLTRTAVAVEEIYLPGGGRGRFDADTIAVAVTNPSDLLEIKVKQPRVTLKPGEEVRIDVEVVRGPQYTKDVTLDVLLRHLNTVYGNPLPPGVTMVEGKSKTLLGTGSTGYITLKADPNAPESTDVPVCVQGFVAVNFVVKIGYASDVIWVAVKK from the coding sequence ATGCGTACCGCGATCGCTCTTTTGTGCGTTGCCGCGATCGCTCCGGTGGCCGCGGCGCAAACGCCCTTTCCGATGATTACGCACGTGTCGCCGGTCGCGGTTCAACGCGGTACCACGGCGGACGTGATTGTCGAGTGCCGCACCAGTTCGCTAGCGGGCGCGTACAAGGTTCTCATCGAAGGCGCCGGCGTCACCGCGGAAATCGCACCGAACAAAGAACCCGCGCCGAAAGTGCCGAATCCGAAGGCACCGACCAACCCCAACATCCTCTCGGGCACACTGAAAGTCACGGTCGCGCCCGATGCGCCGCTCGGTGTGCGCGAGTTCCGCATCGCCTCGACGCTCGGCATCTCATCACTCGGGCAACTCCTCATCGTTGATGCCCCAGTTGTGGCGGAAAAGCCCGTACCGTCCACGATGGCGAAACCGCACCCCGTTCCGGTACCGTCCGTGGTGTGCGGGCGCATCAAGGCTCCCGAAGCCGTCGACTACTATTCTTTCCGCGCGCGGGCCGGTCAGCGGCTCACGCTCGAAGTGACGTGTGCCCGCATCCAGGACAAGATCCACGATCTCCAGAAGCACGCGGACCCACTCATCGCGATCTACGACACCGAGGGGCGCGAACTCGCGGCCGCGGACGACGGCTACTTCGCTGATCCCGTGTTGACGTTCACCGTGCCGAAGGACGGCGAGTACCGCGTTTCGGTGCGCGACGCGAAGTACGACGGCGATCCGCGTTGGGCGTATGCCCTATCGATCACCGACGCGCCGCGGGCGGTATGGTCTTTCCCGCTTGCCGTGAACCCGGGCCAGTCCGTAAAAGCGCAACCCGTTGGGAGTGCGGCCGTTGCTGGGAAGGACTGGCTCATCACGGCCCCGACTACACCCAGTATTCACACCGCACCGCTGAAGCTCAACGGGACCGAAACGAACCCCGTTCCGGTTGTTGTGACGCCCGTTCCGTTGATCGAGGAGCAAGAGCCGAACGACACGCCGAAGCAAGCGACGCGGGTCACTCTCCCAGGCGGCGCGAACGGCCGCATCGGGACGAAACGCGACCTCGATCACTTCGTTTTCACGGCCCCGAAGGGACGCGCCGTTCGCCTCGAAGTTTTCGCCCGGCGCTTCGGTACTTCACTAACCAGCCAACTCGATTCTCAAATCGATGTGATGACGCCCGAGGGCAAGGTTCTCGCGTCCAACGACGACCTCAACGGCAAAGACGCCGGGCTGACCTTCACACCGCCGAGCGACGGCGATTACGTCGTCCGGGTGCGCGACCTGAACAACAAGGGCGGCGACGGGTTCATCTACTACCTCGAATGCGACTTCGCGAAGCCGGACTTCGCCATCAAGTGTGATCCCGCGAAGGCCATGATCGGCCCGGGTTCGCGCACCGCGTGGTTCGTGCAGGTGACGCGAGCAAACGGTTTCACAGGACCGGTGAAGGTGGACGCGCAGGGATTCCCCGCCGGTATTTCTGTGAATGCCCTCACGATCCCCGCGAATATGACTCAGGGCTTGCTCGTGGTGAGCGCGGCGAAAAACGCGAAACTCGATACTTCGGTGGTGAAGATCACTGGCACGGCGGCTGCAACCAACGAGCGGGGTGAAGCCGTTCAGCTCACCCGAACAGCCGTCGCGGTGGAGGAGATTTACCTTCCCGGTGGGGGCCGCGGACGGTTCGACGCGGACACGATAGCGGTCGCGGTCACCAACCCGTCGGACCTGCTCGAAATCAAAGTGAAACAGCCCCGGGTCACGCTGAAGCCGGGCGAGGAGGTGCGCATTGATGTCGAGGTGGTTCGCGGACCGCAATACACGAAGGACGTGACGCTCGACGTGCTCTTACGACACCTCAACACGGTTTACGGTAACCCGCTCCCGCCCGGCGTGACAATGGTGGAGGGCAAGAGCAAAACGCTGTTGGGCACTGGCAGCACGGGCTACATCACGCTCAAAGCCGATCCGAACGCTCCCGAGTCGACCGACGTACCGGTATGCGTACAGGGATTCGTCGCGGTCAATTTTGTGGTGAAAATCGGGTACGCGAGCGACGTGATCTGGGTGGCCGTGAAAAAGTAG
- a CDS encoding protein kinase domain-containing protein has translation MFCMYCGQKLTDSARLPSETHTQTFTPNADPVYSGIDDDLPPAQEPAPEEVGGYKLVKMLGAGGMGTVYEAEAPGSGHRVAVKLLSSRLASNPSSVERFRQEGRLASQLTHPRCVFVLAADTENGRPYIVMELMPGRTLKDLIDERGPLSQHEAITRTLDIIDGLSEAHRVGMIHRDVKPSNCFLTADDRVKVGDFGLSKSLAGTGQNHLTQTGAFLGTVLFASPEQIRGEPLDYGSDVYSVAATLYFLLTGQAPFHHESAATALAKAISDPLPRIRTKRPEVTAELESVLLRGLERDRTRRWQTLDDLREALVDLLPERQRPARPRVLAAAYILDRILLTFLIFPAEVFRIWLEGSRTGKIDLFELRWLPVGLLMAYFALSEGLFGATPGKWLLGLRVSRIGQTGPPGVGRALVRVFVFHALLAGAFFIPEELIHWFGPGLGGVLGTVAFLGSATAILLQVRKKWCYRGIHDFASGCRVTQRPLGARKLRLAVRQPTPLQTLLPPPADALPEVVGGYVVRGRLSVESNDEQVWLAEDRSLGRSVLLWLRPWGTLSLNTDPGRPTRLRRVGRGAISWGGTAFDWTAFAAPLGGPLVEAVRPGYPMPWADARYLLEQLVEEFRAAEAESSVPPSLALDHVWVEPNGRVQVLDFPLCGSHYRPNEPLAVLREVTSLVLEGQPRSDSAPVRAPLPAHASRVLNQLFETEPPLVEFQKELVETHAQQPEVTAQVRAAHLGIQAALLALPVATMFAIAFMLALFMAFESALQAQRAKQAAEVLAHPETLTRLPDAVTPELLSALSNPNAKSRVNELVERTQAEEEIRRAQLFRPQRLILERSGADRTVFSPSAVEPVLLWAGAPADSPRARSRAPWVSVVPLVSMVFALVPVGLMLFAGVTRRGVSMMLAGIAIIRADGRPAYRRQCSFRAGLVWFPITALLLGSILLQVYLPDAMYLAAVLWLLAAALLPVYAVVALRFPSRPPQDRLAGTYLVPV, from the coding sequence ATGTTTTGCATGTACTGCGGGCAGAAACTCACCGACAGCGCGCGCCTGCCGTCCGAAACGCACACGCAGACGTTCACCCCCAACGCCGATCCGGTCTATTCGGGGATCGATGACGACCTACCTCCCGCCCAGGAACCGGCGCCGGAAGAGGTCGGCGGGTACAAGCTCGTGAAGATGCTCGGCGCCGGCGGAATGGGCACCGTGTACGAGGCCGAAGCGCCCGGCTCCGGGCACCGCGTGGCAGTGAAACTGCTGTCGTCGCGGCTCGCGTCCAACCCGTCGTCGGTCGAGCGGTTCCGCCAGGAGGGGCGGCTCGCGAGCCAGCTCACGCACCCGCGCTGCGTGTTCGTACTGGCCGCCGACACCGAGAACGGGCGCCCGTACATCGTGATGGAGCTGATGCCGGGGCGCACGCTCAAGGATCTCATCGACGAGCGCGGACCGCTGTCCCAGCACGAGGCCATTACCCGGACGCTGGACATCATCGACGGATTGAGTGAAGCGCACCGCGTCGGCATGATTCACCGCGACGTGAAGCCGTCCAACTGTTTCCTGACGGCCGACGACCGAGTCAAAGTCGGTGATTTCGGCCTGTCGAAGTCGCTCGCGGGCACCGGGCAGAACCACCTCACGCAGACCGGCGCGTTCCTCGGTACGGTGCTGTTCGCGTCACCGGAACAGATCCGCGGGGAGCCGCTCGACTACGGTTCGGACGTGTACTCGGTCGCGGCCACGCTGTACTTCCTACTCACTGGTCAGGCGCCGTTCCACCACGAGAGCGCAGCAACCGCGCTCGCCAAGGCGATCTCCGACCCTCTCCCTCGAATCCGCACCAAGCGCCCGGAAGTCACCGCGGAACTCGAAAGCGTTCTCCTGCGAGGGCTGGAGCGCGACCGCACGCGCCGGTGGCAAACGCTCGACGATCTGCGAGAGGCACTCGTCGATTTACTCCCCGAGCGCCAGCGCCCGGCCCGCCCACGAGTGCTCGCCGCCGCGTATATTCTCGACCGCATCCTGCTCACGTTCCTGATTTTCCCGGCGGAAGTGTTCCGCATCTGGCTGGAAGGCTCGCGGACGGGCAAAATCGACCTCTTCGAGCTGCGCTGGCTCCCGGTCGGGTTGCTGATGGCGTACTTCGCCCTGAGCGAAGGGTTGTTCGGTGCCACGCCCGGGAAGTGGCTCCTCGGGTTGCGGGTCTCACGCATTGGGCAAACCGGCCCCCCGGGAGTCGGTCGCGCGCTGGTACGGGTGTTCGTCTTCCACGCGCTACTCGCCGGGGCGTTTTTCATACCAGAGGAACTGATCCACTGGTTCGGTCCCGGGTTGGGTGGGGTGCTCGGTACCGTCGCGTTCCTCGGCAGCGCCACGGCGATTTTGCTCCAGGTTCGGAAGAAGTGGTGTTACCGCGGGATACACGACTTCGCGAGCGGGTGTCGCGTCACGCAGCGGCCCCTGGGCGCGCGCAAGCTGCGGCTCGCGGTGCGGCAACCGACCCCGCTTCAAACGCTGCTTCCGCCCCCCGCGGATGCGCTGCCCGAAGTCGTCGGCGGGTACGTCGTGCGCGGGCGCCTCTCGGTCGAATCGAATGACGAGCAAGTGTGGCTTGCGGAGGACCGGTCGCTCGGGCGCAGCGTGCTCCTTTGGCTGCGGCCGTGGGGCACGCTCAGCCTCAACACCGATCCCGGACGCCCAACGCGCTTGCGCCGCGTGGGGCGCGGGGCGATCAGTTGGGGCGGAACCGCGTTCGACTGGACCGCGTTTGCCGCACCGCTCGGCGGGCCGCTCGTCGAAGCGGTTCGTCCCGGGTACCCGATGCCGTGGGCCGATGCCCGTTATTTGCTCGAACAACTGGTAGAGGAGTTTCGCGCTGCGGAGGCTGAAAGCTCGGTCCCCCCGAGTCTCGCACTCGATCACGTTTGGGTCGAGCCGAACGGTCGCGTACAGGTACTCGATTTCCCGCTGTGTGGGTCGCATTACCGCCCCAACGAGCCGCTGGCCGTACTGCGCGAGGTGACGTCGCTCGTACTGGAAGGCCAACCGCGATCGGACAGCGCTCCTGTGCGTGCGCCGCTCCCGGCACACGCGAGTCGCGTATTGAACCAGCTCTTCGAAACCGAACCCCCGCTCGTGGAGTTTCAAAAGGAACTGGTCGAAACGCACGCCCAACAACCGGAAGTCACCGCACAAGTACGGGCGGCGCACCTGGGCATCCAGGCCGCGCTCCTGGCACTCCCAGTGGCGACCATGTTCGCGATTGCATTCATGCTCGCGCTGTTCATGGCGTTCGAGTCCGCGCTCCAGGCCCAGCGCGCGAAGCAGGCTGCGGAGGTTCTGGCGCATCCGGAAACGTTAACTCGACTTCCGGACGCGGTCACCCCGGAACTTTTGTCCGCACTCAGCAACCCGAACGCGAAATCGCGCGTGAACGAACTCGTCGAGCGCACCCAAGCGGAGGAGGAGATCCGGCGCGCGCAGTTGTTCCGCCCACAGCGCCTCATCCTGGAACGCTCGGGCGCGGACCGCACCGTGTTCTCTCCAAGTGCGGTGGAACCCGTACTCCTGTGGGCTGGTGCGCCAGCAGACTCCCCCCGGGCACGCTCCCGCGCGCCGTGGGTCTCGGTCGTGCCGCTCGTATCGATGGTATTCGCGCTTGTGCCGGTGGGACTGATGCTCTTCGCGGGCGTAACTCGGCGTGGGGTATCGATGATGCTGGCGGGTATTGCGATTATCCGTGCGGACGGGCGCCCGGCGTACCGTCGGCAGTGTTCGTTCCGGGCCGGATTGGTGTGGTTCCCGATTACGGCGCTGTTGCTCGGTTCGATTCTGTTGCAGGTCTATTTGCCCGATGCGATGTATCTGGCGGCCGTACTGTGGCTCCTCGCGGCGGCACTATTGCCCGTGTACGCCGTAGTCGCACTGCGGTTCCCCAGCCGCCCGCCGCAAGACCGGCTCGCGGGCACGTACCTCGTTCCGGTATAG
- the panD gene encoding aspartate 1-decarboxylase — translation MRRFMMKSKLHRATVTETNVEYEGSLTIDTDLLEAADILPHEQIHVWDVTNGTRLVTYALEGPRGSGVICVNGAGAHLIRTGDIVIIATFAEYEDADARVHQPRVVFIDRGNTIKGTVS, via the coding sequence ATGCGCCGATTCATGATGAAGTCGAAACTGCACCGCGCGACGGTGACGGAAACGAACGTCGAGTACGAGGGCAGTCTGACGATCGACACCGATCTGCTCGAAGCCGCGGACATCCTGCCGCACGAGCAGATCCACGTGTGGGACGTGACCAATGGGACGCGGCTCGTCACCTACGCGCTCGAAGGGCCGCGGGGCAGCGGGGTGATCTGCGTGAACGGGGCCGGCGCGCACCTGATCCGCACCGGCGACATCGTGATTATCGCAACGTTCGCGGAGTACGAGGACGCGGACGCCCGCGTACACCAACCACGGGTCGTGTTCATCGACCGCGGGAACACAATCAAGGGCACCGTGTCGTGA